The Glycine soja cultivar W05 chromosome 6, ASM419377v2, whole genome shotgun sequence genome has a window encoding:
- the LOC114417358 gene encoding WAT1-related protein At5g07050-like, protein MATEKLRSCANFLENSKPYFAMIAIQFGYAGMNIITKISLNRGMSHYVLVVYRHAFATAVVAPFAFIFERKAQPRITFPIFMQIFILALLGPVIDQNFYYAGLKLTSPTFSCAMSNVLPAMTFVMAVLCRMEKINMKKVRCQAKVVGTLVTVAGAMLMTLYKGPMVWTKDAPHNGQINNATNTTTYSDKDWFIGSILLIIATLAWASLFVLQAKAIETYKNHQLSLTSLICFIGTLQAIAVTFVMEHKPSVWTIGWDMNLLAAAYAGIVTSSITYYVQGLVIKKKGPVFATAFSPLMMIIVAIMGSFILSEQLFLGGVLGAILIVIGLYSVLWGKHKEQVVKNEVEDIPLPVKGAQLDGNPETLIDSTDQKSDSNKISSHIINVSIPELPMKSNNS, encoded by the exons ATGGCCACTGAAAAGCTTAGAAGTTGTGCAAACTTCCTTGAGAACTCTAAACCCTACTTTGCCATGATTGCTATACAATTTGGCTATGCAGGCATGAACATTATCACTAAGATTTCCCTCAACCGTGGCATGAGCCACTATGTCCTCGTTGTTTATCGTCATGCCTTTGCCACTGCTGTTGTCGCTCCATTTGCCTTCATCTTTGAAAG GAAAGCTCAACCAAGGATAACATTCCCAATTTTCATGCAAATTTTCATCCTAGCTCTACTTGG GCCAGTGATTGATCAAAACTTCTACTATGCTGGGTTGAAATTAACCTCCCCAACTTTCTCATGTGCAATGAGCAACGTGCTTCCTGCCATGACTTTTGTTATGGCAGTTTTATGCCG GATGGAGAAGATCAACATGAAGAAGGTGAGATGCCAAGCCAAGGTGGTGGGAACATTGGTGACGGTGGCTGGGGCCATGTTGATGACCTTGTACAAAGGTCCTATGGTTTGGACCAAAGATGCACCTCATAATGGGCAAATCAATAATGCAACAAATACCACAACATATTCAGACAAGGATTGGTTCATAGGCTCTATCCTCCTAATCATTGCCACTCTTGCCTGGGCATCCCTCTTTGTTTTACAA GCCAAAGCCATTGAAACCTACAAAAATCACCAGCTAAGCCTCACATCACTTATCTGCTTCATAGGCACTCTTCAAGCTATTGCAGTTACTTTTGTTATGGAACACAAGCCATCCGTGTGGACAATTGGCTGGGATATGAACTTACTTGCCGCTGCCTATGCT GGGATTGTTACATCAAGCATAACATACTATGTCCAAGGATTGGTAATTAAGAAGAAAGGGCCTGTTTTCGCAACTGCATTTAGCCCTCTGATGATGATCATTGTAGCCATCATGGGCTCCTTTATCCTTTCAGAGCAGCTTTTTCTTGGAGG TGTTCTTGGTGCTATCTTGATCGTTATAGGCTTATACTCAGTTCTTTGGGGAAAGCACAAAGAACAAGTGGTGAAGAACGAGGTAGAGGATATACCCTTGCCTGTAAAGGGTGCTCAACTTGATGGAAACCCAGAAACACTTATTGATTCCACTGATCAGAAATCTGATTCCAACAAGATCTCTTCACATATAATTAATGTGTCTATCCCTGAGCTTCCCATGAAATCTAATAACAGTTaa
- the LOC114417359 gene encoding cytochrome P450 78A5-like produces the protein MNDIIACAAAAANSSLPTSVLGVLHFLHSRGRSSSCVHTPSELLRDFATREFNAFLWLCLVAVTTLLLRRLFNLFRLWHRAKTIPGPPSPSFFGHCKLFSRQNFTFTDVLSESHQKYGPIVKLWLGPTQLLVSVTDPALIQEMLIKAKDKLPFTGKVFHLAFGESSLFAPSFEKVQKRRELLANELHERLLKSDDVIPMKVADFITDKIENIRTKRGINSRLVSQHMAFTIMGATFFGDGFLASPKAAIYEELFMMIAKDACFWASYNVTPFWRHEFWRYQCLCTKLKCLTQDILQHFRKGCKLFGQTDQDVRNESSNKETKSADGAQCCSDDDFQDYFFFRDLKDHQDGKEEPCGNIMRVIFHGCQTTSALITNVLTRLVMHLEIQDKVYSEISIVGRNPSKYEHEDVYRMPLLLATIYESARLLPTGPMLQRCSLKHDLCFATGLTIPAGAVLVVPVELVHKDDSSWGSDASDFNPYHFLSTGTKGSGSTEDLSITGVSSCVLNDPNENAAFLPFGSGTRACIGQKFIIQLVASVLASLLKKYELRLNSGSDEDSNTTLKNNLHQHHPNSQILFVKRDQ, from the exons ATGAACGACATCATCGCGTGTGCTGCTGCTGCAGCTAACTCTTCTCTTCCAACCTCTGTGTTGGGTGTTCTTCACTTTCTCCACTCCCGAGGAAGATCCTCCTCTTGTGTTCACACTCCCTCTGAACTTCTAAGGGACTTTGCCACAAGAGAGTTCAATGCGTTTCTGTGGCTATGTCTCGTTGCTGTCACCACCCTTTTGCTCAGAAGACTCTTCAATCTCTTTAGGCTGTGGCATAGGGCCAAAACCATTCCTGGGCCAccctctccctctttctttggACACTGCAAGCTTTTTTCCCGGCAAAATTTCACCTTCACTG ACGTGTTGTCAGAATCCCATCAAAAGTATGGACCTATTGTTAAGCTGTGGTTAGGTCCTACTCAGCTGTTGGTGTCCGTTACGGATCCAGCACTAATTCAAGAGATGCTTATAAAGGCCAAGGATAAGTTGCCTTTTACCGGAAAAGTGTTTCATCTTGCCTTTGGGGAATCAAGCCTCTTTGCCCCTTCCTTTGAAAAG GTGCAAAAGAGAAGGGAACTATTGGCAAATGAATTACATGAAAGATTGTTGAAGAGTGACGATGTGATTCCTATGAAGGTTGCAGACTTCATAACagataaaatagaaaacatcAGAACCAAACGAGGTATCAATTCTAGGTTGGTTTCTCAGCATATGGCTTTCACAATAATGGGAGCCACATTCTTTGGAGATGGCTTCTTGGCTTCGCCAAAGGCTGCAATATATGAGGAACTGTTTATGATGATTGCTAAAGATGCTTGCTTTTGGGCCTCCTATAATGTAACTCCTTTTTGGAGACATGAATTTTGGAGGTATCAATGCTTATGCACAAAGTTGAAATGCTTAACTCAAGACATCCTTCAACATTTTAGAAAAGGCTGCAAACTATTTGGCCAAACTGACCAAGATGTACGAAATGAAAGTTCCAACAAAGAAACGAAGTCAGCAGATGGTGCACAGTGCTGTTCTGAtgatgacttccaagattactTTTTCTTTCGTGATCTTAAGGATCATCAAGATGGTAAAGAAGAACCTTGTGGGAACATCATGCGTGTGATATTTCATGGATGTCAAACTACATCTGCTTTAATCACCAATGTATTGACTAGGCTTGTCATGCATCTGGAAATACAGGATAAG GTTTATTCGGAGATTAGCATTGTAGGAAGAAACCCATCAAAATATGAGCATGAAGATGTTTATAGGATGCCTTTGTTATTGGCTACAATTTATGAATCTGCACGCCTTCTGCCCACTGGTCCAATGCTGCAGAGGTGTTCTTTGAAACATG ACTTGTGCTTTGCAACTGGTTTAACCATACCTGCTGGAGCTGTACTGGTTGTACCTGTCGAATTGGTACACAAGGATGACTCTAGTTGGGGGAGTGATGCAAGTGATTTTAATCCTTACCATTTTTTGTCAACGGGTACAAAAGGATCAG GTTCTACTGAAGACCTTTCTATTACAGGAGTCAGTTCATGTGTACTAAATGATCCAAATGAAAATGCAGCATTTCTTCCTTTTGGATCTGGTACACGTGCTTGCATTGGACAGAAATTCATCATCCAACTTGTTGCCTCAGTGTTGGCATCATTGCTAAAAAAATATGAG TTACGGCTTAACTCGGGATCAGATGAGGACTCAAACACAACCTTGAAGAAtaatcttcatcagcatcatcCTAACTCACAGATATTATTTGTGAAAAGGGACCAGTGA